From the genome of Methylocystis bryophila, one region includes:
- the guaA gene encoding glutamine-hydrolyzing GMP synthase has protein sequence MTVDFHHEIAERHDKALVIDFGSQVTQLIARRVREAGVYCEIAPFQKAEEAFAETRPKAVILSGGPCSVTDEGSPRAPQAIFDAGIPVLAICYGEQLLAEQLGGKVEAGHHREFGRADLEVVTPSPLFEGVWAVGGRHQVWMSHGDRVTRLPDGFAIIGKSENAPFAAIADEKRRFYGVQFHLEVAHTPDGARLISNFLHKIAGLKSDWTMAAFRSEAARAIQKQVGLGRSAERPSQAAGYGRVLCGLSGGVDSAVAAVLIHEAIGDALTCVFVDHGLLRQGEAEEVVSLFRDHNNIPLRHVQAQELFLTALEGVEDPEVKRKTIGRLFIEVFEAEAKKIAEDGRGAPQFLAQGTLYPDVIESVSFTGGPSVTIKSHHNVGGLPERMNMALVEPLRELFKDEVRALGRELGLPEAFVGRHPFPGPGLAIRCPGAVTREKLEILRKADAVYLDEIRKAGLYDEIWQAFAALLPVRSVGVMGDGRSYDYVLALRAVTSTDGMTADFYPFDMSFLGRAATRIVNEVKGVNRVVYDVTSKPPGTIEWE, from the coding sequence ATGACCGTCGACTTCCACCATGAAATCGCCGAGAGACACGACAAGGCGCTCGTGATCGACTTCGGCTCGCAGGTCACCCAGCTCATCGCGAGACGGGTGCGCGAGGCGGGGGTCTATTGCGAGATCGCGCCTTTCCAGAAGGCCGAGGAGGCCTTCGCCGAGACGCGGCCCAAGGCCGTGATCCTCTCGGGCGGACCCTGCTCGGTGACGGACGAAGGCTCGCCGCGCGCGCCGCAGGCGATTTTTGACGCGGGTATCCCAGTCCTCGCCATCTGCTACGGCGAGCAGCTATTAGCGGAGCAGCTTGGCGGCAAGGTCGAGGCCGGCCATCATCGTGAATTCGGCCGCGCGGACCTCGAAGTCGTGACCCCGAGCCCCCTGTTTGAGGGCGTCTGGGCGGTCGGCGGCCGGCATCAGGTCTGGATGAGCCATGGCGACCGCGTCACGCGCCTGCCGGACGGCTTCGCGATCATCGGCAAGTCCGAGAACGCGCCCTTCGCAGCAATCGCGGATGAAAAACGTCGCTTCTACGGCGTGCAGTTCCACCTCGAGGTCGCGCATACGCCCGACGGCGCCAGGCTGATCTCGAACTTCCTGCACAAGATCGCGGGGCTCAAATCCGACTGGACCATGGCGGCTTTTCGCTCTGAAGCCGCGCGGGCGATCCAGAAGCAAGTGGGCCTAGGGCGTTCGGCAGAACGTCCGTCGCAGGCGGCAGGCTATGGAAGGGTGCTTTGCGGCCTCTCCGGCGGCGTCGACAGCGCCGTCGCGGCCGTGCTCATCCATGAGGCGATCGGCGACGCCCTGACTTGTGTTTTCGTCGACCACGGACTCTTGCGCCAGGGCGAGGCCGAGGAGGTCGTGAGCCTCTTTCGCGACCACAACAATATCCCGCTGCGTCATGTGCAGGCGCAGGAGTTGTTTCTTACCGCGCTCGAAGGCGTCGAGGACCCGGAGGTCAAGCGCAAGACGATCGGCCGGCTCTTCATCGAAGTTTTCGAGGCCGAGGCGAAGAAGATCGCCGAGGACGGCCGCGGCGCGCCGCAGTTCCTGGCGCAGGGCACGCTCTACCCGGATGTGATCGAAAGCGTCTCCTTTACCGGCGGGCCTTCGGTGACGATCAAGTCGCATCACAATGTCGGGGGTCTGCCCGAGCGCATGAACATGGCGCTGGTCGAGCCTTTGCGCGAGCTTTTCAAGGACGAGGTGCGAGCGCTCGGCCGCGAGCTCGGCCTGCCGGAAGCCTTCGTCGGCCGCCATCCCTTCCCCGGCCCGGGGCTTGCGATCCGCTGCCCGGGCGCGGTGACGCGCGAGAAGCTCGAAATCCTGCGCAAGGCCGATGCGGTCTATCTGGACGAAATCCGCAAGGCGGGCCTCTACGACGAGATTTGGCAGGCTTTCGCGGCGCTGCTTCCCGTGCGCAGCGTCGGCGTGATGGGCGACGGGCGCAGCTACGACTATGTGCTGGCGCTTCGCGCCGTGACCAGCACCGACGGCATGACCGCGGATTTCTATCCTTTCGACATGAGTTTTTTAGGCCGGGCGGCGACGCGAATCGTCAATGAGGTGAAGGGCGTGAACCGGGTCGTCTATGACGTGACCAGCAAGCCGCCGGGGACCATCGAGTGGGAATGA
- a CDS encoding SEC-C metal-binding domain-containing protein yields MAQPTRAVKLNQPKNAISPVKTKKVGRNDPCPCGSGAKYKRRHGR; encoded by the coding sequence ATGGCTCAACCCACACGGGCGGTGAAACTCAACCAGCCAAAAAACGCAATCTCTCCTGTGAAGACCAAGAAGGTGGGACGGAATGATCCGTGCCCGTGTGGGAGTGGAGCAAAGTACAAGAGGCGCCACGGCCGTTAG
- the hemA gene encoding 5-aminolevulinate synthase, producing MNYRRYFEAAVFRLRSERRYRVFVPIERDVESFPVSAWRRPDGCSQDVTIWCSNDYLGMGQHPEVIQAMIETAGRTGAGAGGTRNISGTSQAIVELERELADLHRKEAALVFTSGWISNLAAISTIADLLPNCLILSDESNHNSMIEGVRRSRAEKRVVRHNDLEHFEELLITAGDRPKLIVFESLYSMSGNVAPVAEIAALAKRYGAMTYIDEVHAVGMYGARGGGVCEQADVMDQIDVIEGTLAKGFGALGGYIAGDAALIDAVRSYAPSFIFTTALPPAVAAAACAAVRLLKSRPEIRATHQRAVQVTKHALLAAGLPVLENSSHIVPVLVRDAQLCKAASDMLLDRHGIYIQPINYPTVAKGAERLRITPTPHHTREHIGALVEALVDVWQTLGLPFIEPPANLGIHEKSAEQCAYPEILRAAQ from the coding sequence ATGAACTATCGACGCTACTTCGAGGCAGCCGTGTTTCGCCTGCGTTCCGAGCGCCGTTATCGGGTGTTCGTCCCAATCGAGCGCGACGTTGAGTCCTTCCCCGTGTCCGCTTGGCGGCGTCCGGACGGGTGCAGCCAGGACGTCACGATCTGGTGCTCGAACGACTACCTCGGCATGGGACAGCACCCCGAGGTCATCCAGGCCATGATCGAGACCGCCGGGAGAACCGGCGCCGGCGCGGGCGGCACTCGAAACATCTCCGGCACGAGCCAAGCGATCGTCGAGCTCGAGCGCGAGCTGGCGGACCTGCATCGCAAGGAGGCGGCGCTCGTCTTCACGTCCGGCTGGATCTCCAATCTCGCGGCGATTTCAACCATCGCCGACCTTCTGCCCAACTGCCTGATCCTCTCCGACGAGTCCAATCACAATTCGATGATCGAAGGCGTCAGGCGGTCACGCGCCGAAAAGAGGGTCGTCCGGCATAACGATCTCGAGCATTTCGAGGAGCTGCTGATCACGGCTGGCGACCGCCCAAAGCTCATCGTCTTCGAGAGCCTCTACTCGATGAGCGGTAATGTCGCTCCCGTTGCGGAGATCGCCGCTCTCGCGAAGCGGTACGGCGCAATGACCTATATCGACGAAGTGCACGCCGTTGGCATGTATGGGGCGCGTGGCGGCGGCGTCTGCGAGCAGGCGGACGTAATGGACCAGATCGATGTGATCGAAGGCACCCTTGCCAAGGGCTTTGGCGCGCTCGGCGGCTATATCGCAGGGGACGCGGCGCTGATCGACGCGGTTCGCAGCTATGCTCCGTCCTTCATCTTTACGACAGCGCTGCCGCCGGCGGTGGCCGCGGCGGCCTGCGCGGCGGTGCGGCTGTTGAAGTCGCGGCCCGAGATTCGCGCGACCCACCAGCGCGCCGTGCAAGTCACAAAGCATGCGCTGTTGGCGGCGGGCCTTCCGGTGCTCGAAAACAGTTCGCACATCGTGCCGGTTTTGGTGCGCGACGCTCAGCTTTGCAAGGCGGCGAGCGACATGTTGCTTGACCGGCATGGTATCTACATCCAGCCGATTAACTATCCCACCGTCGCTAAGGGAGCGGAGCGCCTGCGCATTACGCCGACGCCTCATCACACCCGCGAGCATATTGGCGCGCTCGTCGAGGCGCTGGTCGATGTTTGGCAAACGCTCGGCCTTCCCTTCATCGAACCGCCGGCGAATCTGGGCATCCATGAGAAGAGCGCAGAGCAGTGCGCGTATCCGGAGATCCTGCGCGCGGCGCAGTAG
- a CDS encoding heme ABC transporter permease → MSEFFNPTRFMALTDRLLPWLSGAAALLLGVGLYAAFFLVPPDYQQGETVRIMYIHVPAAWLGMFAYIVMSSASIGALVWRHPLADAAQKTAAPLGALFTFLCLVTGSLWGKPMWGTFWVWDARLTSYLVLFLIYLGVIAIRQTMDDTPRGARVAAIMTLVGLVDIPIIKFSVDWWNTLHQPASVFRAGGSTISGSMLWPLLVMAAGASCLFLALHFMALRNEILRRRLARLTLRAVRAEEALT, encoded by the coding sequence ATTTCCGAGTTTTTCAATCCGACGCGTTTCATGGCGCTGACGGACCGGCTGCTTCCCTGGCTCTCGGGCGCCGCGGCGCTGTTGCTCGGCGTCGGGCTCTATGCCGCCTTCTTCCTCGTTCCGCCGGATTATCAGCAGGGCGAGACGGTGCGGATCATGTATATCCACGTGCCCGCCGCCTGGCTTGGCATGTTCGCCTATATTGTGATGAGCTCCGCCTCGATCGGCGCGCTCGTCTGGCGTCATCCGCTGGCCGATGCGGCGCAGAAGACGGCGGCGCCGCTCGGCGCGCTCTTCACTTTTCTCTGCCTCGTCACGGGCTCGCTCTGGGGCAAGCCCATGTGGGGAACCTTTTGGGTCTGGGACGCGCGCCTCACCTCTTATCTCGTGCTGTTCCTCATCTATCTCGGCGTCATCGCAATCCGCCAGACGATGGACGACACGCCGCGCGGCGCGCGCGTCGCCGCCATCATGACGCTTGTCGGCCTCGTCGACATCCCGATCATCAAATTCTCGGTCGACTGGTGGAACACGCTGCATCAGCCGGCGTCGGTGTTCCGCGCCGGCGGCTCGACGATCTCGGGCTCGATGCTCTGGCCGCTGCTCGTCATGGCGGCGGGCGCCTCCTGCCTCTTCCTGGCGCTGCATTTCATGGCGCTGCGCAATGAGATCCTGCGCCGGCGACTCGCGCGTCTTACGCTGCGCGCCGTGCGCGCCGAGGAGGCGCTGACATGA
- the ccmD gene encoding heme exporter protein CcmD, which produces MNADPHWGYIIAAYAIAFVVVGGAIWRIVGEHRRLLAELARFKDQGEEG; this is translated from the coding sequence ATGAACGCCGATCCGCACTGGGGCTATATCATCGCGGCTTACGCCATCGCCTTCGTTGTGGTCGGCGGCGCGATCTGGCGCATCGTTGGCGAGCATCGCAGGCTCTTGGCCGAGCTCGCGCGCTTCAAGGATCAAGGAGAGGAGGGTTGA
- a CDS encoding DsbE family thiol:disulfide interchange protein, translating to MSAGEEKSPRTWLRLAPLGVFLLLAGLFVIRLYSGDPSKLPSALIGRPAPAFTLPAVEGLAGVSGFGDADLRQGHVSVINVFASWCAPCRAEAPTLLTLAHDETLKAAGVKLYGLSYKDDAANAVRFLTQEGNPFDAVGADSLGRTAIDFGVYGVPETFVVRGDGVVAYKFVGPLSPYALEKTLIPEIEKAQKASAAQGS from the coding sequence TTGAGCGCCGGGGAGGAGAAAAGCCCGCGGACCTGGCTCCGTCTCGCGCCGCTCGGCGTCTTTCTGCTGTTGGCCGGACTCTTTGTCATTCGGCTCTATTCCGGCGATCCCTCGAAGCTCCCCTCGGCGCTCATCGGCCGGCCGGCGCCGGCCTTCACGCTTCCGGCGGTCGAAGGACTGGCTGGCGTTTCGGGCTTCGGCGACGCCGATTTGCGTCAAGGCCATGTCAGCGTCATCAACGTCTTCGCCTCCTGGTGCGCGCCTTGCCGCGCCGAAGCGCCGACGCTGTTGACGCTCGCCCATGACGAGACGCTGAAGGCTGCGGGCGTCAAGCTCTACGGCCTTTCTTACAAGGACGATGCGGCAAATGCGGTGCGCTTCCTGACGCAGGAAGGCAATCCCTTCGACGCCGTCGGCGCGGATTCTCTCGGCCGCACGGCGATCGACTTCGGCGTCTATGGCGTGCCGGAGACCTTCGTCGTCAGAGGCGACGGGGTCGTCGCCTATAAATTCGTGGGACCTTTGTCGCCCTATGCGCTGGAGAAGACGCTGATCCCCGAGATCGAGAAGGCGCAGAAGGCGTCGGCGGCGCAGGGCTCGTAA